From Lemur catta isolate mLemCat1 chromosome 19, mLemCat1.pri, whole genome shotgun sequence, a single genomic window includes:
- the BBC3 gene encoding bcl-2-binding component 3 isoform X2, whose amino-acid sequence MARARQEGSSPEPVEGLARDGPRPFPLGRLVPSAVSCGLCEPGLPAAPAAPALLPAAYLCAPTAPPAVTAALGGPRWPGGPRSRPRGPRPDGPQPSLSLAEQHLESPVPSAPGALAGGPTQAAPGVRGEEEQWAREIGAQLRRMADDLNAQYERRRQEEQQRHRPSPWRVLYNLIMGLLPLPRGHRAPEMEPN is encoded by the exons ATGGCCCGCGCACGCCAGGAGGGCAGCTCCCCGGAGCCCGTAGAGGGCCTGGCCCGCGACGGCCCGCGCCCCTTCCCGCTCGGCCGCCTGGTGCCCTCGGCAGTGTCCTGCGGCCTCTGCGAGCCCGGCCTGCCCgctgcccccgccgcccccgccctgCTACCCGCTGCCTACCTCTGCGCCCCCACCGCCCCGCCCGCCGTCACCGCCGCCCTGGGGGGCCCCCGCTGGCCTGGGGGTCCCCGCAGCCGGCCCCGAGGCCCACGCCCGGACG GTCCTCAGCCATCACTCTCACTGGCAGAGCAGCACCTGGAGTCGCCCGTCCCCAGCGCCCCGGGGGCCCTGGCGGGCGGTCCCACCCAGGCGGCCCCGGGAGTccggggggaggaggagcagtggGCCCGAGAGATCGGGGCCCAGCTGCGGCGGATGGCGGACGACCTCAACGCGCAGTACGAGCGGCGG aGACAAGAGGAGCAGCAGAGACACCGCCCCTCGCCCTGGAGGGTCCTGTACAATCTCATCATGGGACTCCTGCCCTTACCCAGGGGCCACAGAGCCCCTGAGATGGAGCCCAATTAG
- the BBC3 gene encoding bcl-2-binding component 3 isoform X3 → MKFGAGSARACPRQVPGASFSRWVPGHIRGPQPSLSLAEQHLESPVPSAPGALAGGPTQAAPGVRGEEEQWAREIGAQLRRMADDLNAQYERRRQEEQQRHRPSPWRVLYNLIMGLLPLPRGHRAPEMEPN, encoded by the exons ATGAAATTTGGTGCGGGGTCTGCCCGGGCATGTCCACGCCAGGTGCCCGGGGCTTCCTTCTCGCGATGGGTCCCGGGCCATATTCGTG GTCCTCAGCCATCACTCTCACTGGCAGAGCAGCACCTGGAGTCGCCCGTCCCCAGCGCCCCGGGGGCCCTGGCGGGCGGTCCCACCCAGGCGGCCCCGGGAGTccggggggaggaggagcagtggGCCCGAGAGATCGGGGCCCAGCTGCGGCGGATGGCGGACGACCTCAACGCGCAGTACGAGCGGCGG aGACAAGAGGAGCAGCAGAGACACCGCCCCTCGCCCTGGAGGGTCCTGTACAATCTCATCATGGGACTCCTGCCCTTACCCAGGGGCCACAGAGCCCCTGAGATGGAGCCCAATTAG
- the BBC3 gene encoding bcl-2-binding component 3 isoform X1 — protein sequence MKFGAGSARACPRQVPGASFSRWVPGHIRGPRERHGPRTPGGQLPGARRGPGPRRPAPLPARPPGALGSVLRPLRARPARCPRRPRPATRCLPLRPHRPARRHRRPGGPPLAWGSPQPAPRPTPGRSSAITLTGRAAPGVARPQRPGGPGGRSHPGGPGSPGGGGAVGPRDRGPAAADGGRPQRAVRAAETRGAAETPPLALEGPVQSHHGTPALTQGPQSP from the exons ATGAAATTTGGTGCGGGGTCTGCCCGGGCATGTCCACGCCAGGTGCCCGGGGCTTCCTTCTCGCGATGGGTCCCGGGCCATATTCGTG GCCCCAGGGAGCGCCATGGCCCGCGCACGCCAGGAGGGCAGCTCCCCGGAGCCCGTAGAGGGCCTGGCCCGCGACGGCCCGCGCCCCTTCCCGCTCGGCCGCCTGGTGCCCTCGGCAGTGTCCTGCGGCCTCTGCGAGCCCGGCCTGCCCgctgcccccgccgcccccgccctgCTACCCGCTGCCTACCTCTGCGCCCCCACCGCCCCGCCCGCCGTCACCGCCGCCCTGGGGGGCCCCCGCTGGCCTGGGGGTCCCCGCAGCCGGCCCCGAGGCCCACGCCCGGACG GTCCTCAGCCATCACTCTCACTGGCAGAGCAGCACCTGGAGTCGCCCGTCCCCAGCGCCCCGGGGGCCCTGGCGGGCGGTCCCACCCAGGCGGCCCCGGGAGTccggggggaggaggagcagtggGCCCGAGAGATCGGGGCCCAGCTGCGGCGGATGGCGGACGACCTCAACGCGCAGTACGAGCGGCGG aGACAAGAGGAGCAGCAGAGACACCGCCCCTCGCCCTGGAGGGTCCTGTACAATCTCATCATGGGACTCCTGCCCTTACCCAGGGGCCACAGAGCCCCTGA